A window of the Oncorhynchus mykiss isolate Arlee chromosome 15, USDA_OmykA_1.1, whole genome shotgun sequence genome harbors these coding sequences:
- the LOC110490409 gene encoding fibroblast growth factor 4B produces MAIAQRFFIGMCNEASTHWTLTAIVLLGSLLGIVSSYPIPSRTNATLLEQRWETLFSRSVLGISGSKSDMNWESDYLLGIKRVRRLYCNVGIGFHLQILPDGRINGVHNENQYSLIEISTVERGVLSMYGVRSELFVAMNSRGRLYGTKFFRDECKFKETLLPNNYNAYESSVYKGSYIALSKHGRAKRGNKATTAMTVTHFLPRLL; encoded by the exons ATGGCCATTGCGCAAAGGTTCTTCATCGGTATGTGCAACGAGGCCAGCACGCACTGGACGTTGACTGCAATTGTTCTCTTGGGGTCTCTATTGGGGATTGTGTCATCATATCCGATTCCAAGCAGGACTAATGCAACTTTATTGGAGCAAAGGTGGGAGACCCTCTTTTCTCGCTCTGTTCTGGGAATCTCTGGGTCGAAATCGGACATGAACTGGGAGAGTGACTATTTGCTGGGCATCAAGAGAGTGCGGCGACTTTACTGCAACGTGGGCATTGGATTTCACCTGCAGATCCTCCCTGACGGCAGGATAAACGGTGTACATAATGAGAACCAGTACA GTCTAATAGAGATCTCTACGGTGGAGAGAGGAGTGCTAAGTATGTATGGGGTGAGAAGTGAGCTGTTTGTCGCAATGAACAGCAGAGGAAGATTGTATGGAACG AAATTCTTCCGGGACGAGTGCAAGTTCAAGGAGACCTTGCTGCCAAACAACTATAATGCCTATGAGTCTTCGGTTTACAAGGGCTCCTACATCGCTCTCAGCAAGCATGGCCGCGCAAAGAGAGGCAACAAGGCAACCACCGCCATGACTGTCACACACTTCCTCCCACGATTATTATGA